DNA sequence from the Streptomyces sp. NBC_01497 genome:
TCGCGGGGGCCGACGCGGCGGGCGCGGACGTCCTCGCGGAGGTCCTCGGCCCCGCGCCCGAGGTCGCGCGGCTGCTGCTGGCGCGGTACGAGGAGACGGCCGGATCCCTCGCGGCGGACTCCTTCGTCTCCGGCGCCCTGACCGGCGATCCGTTCCACGGGCCCCGGGTGCCGGCGCCACGCTCGGCCTGAGCCCCGGCTTTCCGTTCGCACGGCGTGCCCACGGTCCGTGGGGACGCGCCCGCACCCTGAGCGGCCCTGGCACGTACGCGACGGCAGGGCCCGGGGCGCGGGCCCGGGCCGCGCGGGTCAGTACACGCCCTCGACGACGGCGCTCTCGCCGAACGTGGCCAGCGGACCGACCTCGCCGACCGCGTCGCCGACGCTCCCCGCCGGCGGCGCGACCCGTACGGCCGTGTCCCGTTCGAGGTTGTTGGGCAGCAGGAACGACGCGCTCACGTGGTTCATCACGACCTGCCCCCGCTCCCCGTACGCGACCTGCCGCCCGGTGTCCTGGTCGAGCACACGGAAGGTGGTGAACGGCGACGGCGGGTCGAAGACGCAGGGGTCGTCCACGGATCCCCCGGGCCGCTCGGCCGCGGCGCCGAGGATCATGGTGCTGCCGTAGACGCCGAGCATCGGCACCCCGGGCCACACCTCCGTGCGCAGCAGGGCCCGCGTGTCCTCGTCCATATGGGCTCCGCCCCACATGATGCCCTTGACCTTCTCCCCGACCAGTTCGGCGAGTTCGTCGTCGGCGGCGATCGCCTCCAGCAGCGGCGGCGTGGTCATCAGGCCGCCGATCCGCTGCCCGCGCAGCACGTGCCGGGCCTGCTCCAGGAGGTGCGCGACGTACGCGGCGACCTCGTCGGTGCGGCCCGCGGCGGCCAGCGTCTTGACCCACCGCGGGTCGAGATCGACCGTGTAGGGGATGCCGCCGCGGATCCGGATCGTCCGGGCGACGAGTTCGCCGACGAGGTGCGGTC
Encoded proteins:
- a CDS encoding AMP-binding protein translates to MSVTSGVPVLDLPLGEPRDPDEFLRAAMAWHFGPETGSPFWLSRAATLGFDPRTDVKTLDDLALFPNVTDELRDVAARDLIPQGYGPDAPVVGVYESGGTTGAPKRVVLLQHWLDQDPDFLGAPLDAAGIPRGTDWLMLGPTGPHLVGELVARTIRIRGGIPYTVDLDPRWVKTLAAAGRTDEVAAYVAHLLEQARHVLRGQRIGGLMTTPPLLEAIAADDELAELVGEKVKGIMWGGAHMDEDTRALLRTEVWPGVPMLGVYGSTMILGAAAERPGGSVDDPCVFDPPSPFTTFRVLDQDTGRQVAYGERGQVVMNHVSASFLLPNNLERDTAVRVAPPAGSVGDAVGEVGPLATFGESAVVEGVY